A window of Cellulomonas fimi contains these coding sequences:
- a CDS encoding winged helix DNA-binding domain-containing protein, with product MAEPPLLTRRALNRALLARQHLLARTDAPAVDVVGHLVGMQAQNAWSPYVGLWSRVDGFTHADLGDALVDRRLARIAVMRGTIHLVAAPDALLLPGLVAPLYARDLEVNTLHAAPLRTVDLAAVTAYARELVESEPRPSTTLGKLLTERWPHVPPATLAHAARGTLPLVQVPPRGVWGRSGATTWTTTTAWFGAEAAAAAPDLTDPDVLAAAQERLVERYLAAFGPASVADVQTWSGLTGLGAVVDRLGDRLVRFTAEPSPGRVRPREVLDLPDAPRPPADVPAPVRFLPDLDNVLLSHADRTRVVAEEHRRALQRPNGVVPGTVLVDGVVSATWRVERARLDGTGDRRRRERATLVVEPFRDLPARVRRDVVVEAERFVAFFADDAARHDVEVR from the coding sequence ATGGCCGAGCCGCCCCTGCTGACCCGTCGCGCGCTCAACCGGGCGCTCCTGGCGCGCCAGCACCTCCTCGCGCGGACGGACGCGCCGGCCGTCGACGTCGTCGGGCACCTCGTGGGCATGCAGGCGCAGAACGCGTGGTCGCCGTACGTGGGGCTGTGGAGCCGCGTGGACGGCTTCACGCACGCCGACCTGGGCGACGCGCTGGTGGACCGCCGACTGGCGCGGATCGCCGTCATGCGGGGCACGATCCATCTGGTCGCCGCGCCCGACGCGCTCCTGCTGCCGGGCCTGGTCGCACCGCTCTACGCGCGGGACCTCGAGGTGAACACACTGCACGCGGCGCCGCTGCGCACGGTCGACCTCGCCGCCGTCACGGCGTACGCACGCGAGCTCGTCGAGTCGGAGCCCCGCCCGAGCACGACGCTCGGGAAGCTCCTCACGGAGCGGTGGCCGCACGTCCCCCCGGCCACGCTCGCGCACGCCGCGCGCGGCACGCTCCCGCTCGTGCAGGTCCCGCCGCGCGGCGTCTGGGGGCGGTCGGGCGCGACGACGTGGACCACGACGACCGCGTGGTTCGGCGCCGAGGCGGCCGCCGCGGCACCGGACCTGACGGACCCCGACGTCCTGGCCGCCGCGCAGGAGCGGCTCGTCGAGCGGTACCTCGCGGCGTTCGGGCCCGCGAGCGTCGCCGACGTGCAGACGTGGTCGGGCCTCACGGGGCTGGGCGCGGTGGTCGACCGCCTGGGCGACCGGCTCGTGCGCTTCACCGCGGAGCCGTCACCGGGCCGCGTCCGCCCGCGCGAGGTGCTGGACCTGCCCGACGCGCCCCGCCCGCCCGCGGACGTCCCCGCGCCGGTGCGGTTCCTGCCCGACCTCGACAACGTGCTCCTGAGCCACGCCGACCGCACGCGCGTCGTCGCGGAGGAGCACCGCCGGGCGCTGCAGCGGCCGAACGGCGTCGTGCCGGGCACCGTGCTCGTCGACGGGGTCGTCTCGGCGACCTGGCGCGTCGAGCGCGCGCGTCTGGACGGCACCGGCGACCGGCGACGGCGTGAGCGCGCGACGCTCGTCGTGGAACCGTTCCGGGACCTCCCGGCGCGCGTCCGGCGCGACGTCGTCGTGGAGGCGGAGCGCTTCGTGGCCTTCTTCGCCGACGACGCGGCCCGTCACGACGTCGAGGTCCGCTGA
- a CDS encoding DUF4350 domain-containing protein yields the protein MTAPAAVLGDGTTARSRATSRWRRWRLPLGILGLLVLVGLLAALPTPRTSNDPFAPDNPAPSGARAAAQILQRQGVEIRYVTRLADAVAQAEEGTTLLVVNGDLLLDQTAVDAVVGTEADLVLVDSPWLLESATDAVTGGAGWWPEGDLPAACDDPDATAAGTITAAPGLRALDDDAVVCFTAADDPTVGAYAVVDGERRVTALSDGRVLANEHLAEQGNAALVLRALGRHERLVWYLPSAFETYGEASGPGTGDILPPWVPVLGLQLLLVVLAAAIWRGRRLGRVVAEPLPVVVPAAETTRGRGRLYRRSRSHGHAAAALRAGTASRCAARLGLPRSAEPHALVDAVARATGRPAATVEALLYGPPPHDDHGLARLAQALDHLESEVHRP from the coding sequence GTGACCGCGCCCGCCGCCGTCCTCGGCGACGGTACGACCGCCCGCTCGCGCGCCACGAGCCGCTGGCGGCGCTGGCGGCTGCCGCTCGGCATCCTCGGGCTGCTGGTCCTCGTGGGCCTGCTCGCCGCCCTGCCGACGCCCCGCACGTCGAACGACCCGTTCGCGCCCGACAACCCCGCGCCGAGCGGCGCGCGCGCCGCGGCCCAGATCCTGCAGCGTCAGGGCGTCGAGATCCGGTACGTGACGCGGCTCGCGGACGCCGTCGCGCAGGCCGAGGAGGGCACGACGCTGCTGGTCGTCAACGGCGACCTGCTGCTCGACCAGACCGCCGTCGACGCGGTCGTCGGGACCGAGGCCGACCTCGTGCTCGTCGACTCGCCGTGGCTGCTCGAGTCCGCGACGGACGCCGTCACGGGCGGCGCCGGCTGGTGGCCCGAGGGCGACCTGCCCGCCGCGTGCGACGACCCCGACGCCACGGCCGCCGGCACGATCACCGCCGCGCCGGGCCTGCGCGCCCTGGACGACGACGCGGTGGTGTGCTTCACCGCCGCCGACGACCCGACCGTCGGCGCGTACGCCGTGGTGGACGGCGAGCGCCGTGTGACCGCGCTCTCCGACGGTCGCGTGCTCGCGAACGAGCACCTCGCGGAGCAGGGCAACGCCGCGCTCGTGCTGCGCGCCCTGGGCCGGCACGAGCGGCTCGTCTGGTACCTGCCGTCGGCGTTCGAGACGTACGGCGAGGCGAGCGGACCCGGGACGGGCGACATCCTGCCGCCGTGGGTGCCCGTGCTGGGGCTCCAGCTCCTGCTCGTCGTGCTCGCCGCCGCGATCTGGCGCGGCCGCCGGCTCGGACGCGTCGTCGCCGAGCCGCTGCCCGTCGTCGTCCCCGCCGCGGAGACCACACGCGGTCGCGGACGCCTCTACCGTCGGTCGCGGTCGCACGGCCACGCCGCCGCCGCGCTGCGGGCCGGGACCGCCTCCCGCTGCGCGGCCCGGCTCGGGCTGCCGCGCTCCGCGGAGCCCCACGCGCTCGTCGACGCCGTCGCCCGGGCGACCGGACGCCCCGCGGCGACCGTCGAGGCGCTCCTGTACGGACCACCACCGCACGACGACCACGGCCTGGCGCGGCTCGCGCAGGCGCTGGACCACCTGGAGAGCGAGGTTCACCGACCGTGA
- a CDS encoding LpqB family beta-propeller domain-containing protein produces the protein MTRALRRRIGAGVAAVVTLLLAACTAMPTSGPVQQGGDGRIDEPSSIDVLAEGPRPDAAPLEIVESFLVAGSAGFRDDFVVARQYLAGQARAEWQPLAGVVVSGALEFGDMGNGQVQVDVPVVARVDREGRYAEAPTGAESSVTFGLVQDDDDQWRISEAPDGLVVPTDDFEVFFRQTSIYFLSPDETFLVPEQRWLPVKSRETSVVSALLAGPSPWLRDAVHTALPDGVQLKPEAVRVDPEGVAHVGLFSTRTSELLDADRPLLLAQIEQSLLALPGVTAVDVTAGGVSLTGAASLRSGEGPAAAPEVLQDGALLQVGTDGLAPVDGVGPLTVPDPHHPARDETGTVRVVLSGDRSLVTVPTEDDPGTTLYEGTALSAPSVDRFGYAWTTDVGVGVVAALAAGATGEPPAQAVHVAAPELDGRTVRAVRVSRDGVRVAVVSTGDDGVAVALGAILRDSHGVPQAIGELVRVGTPLTVASAVVWLDEATLGVLATENGDSVVHVVPLAGETTELPRASGLVSLSGGRTPYAATADGSLLRLVGTTWVRIADVAGVRDPSVAG, from the coding sequence GTGACGCGCGCGCTCCGCCGCCGCATCGGTGCGGGCGTCGCGGCCGTCGTCACGCTGCTGCTGGCCGCCTGCACCGCGATGCCGACGTCCGGGCCCGTCCAGCAGGGCGGCGACGGGCGCATCGACGAGCCGTCGAGCATCGACGTGCTCGCGGAGGGTCCGCGTCCCGACGCCGCTCCGCTCGAGATCGTCGAGAGCTTCCTCGTCGCGGGCTCGGCGGGCTTCCGCGACGACTTCGTCGTCGCACGCCAGTACCTCGCGGGGCAGGCGCGCGCGGAGTGGCAGCCGCTCGCGGGCGTCGTCGTGTCCGGCGCGCTCGAGTTCGGCGACATGGGCAACGGGCAGGTGCAGGTCGACGTCCCGGTCGTCGCCCGCGTCGACCGCGAGGGCCGGTACGCCGAGGCGCCCACGGGCGCGGAGTCGTCCGTCACGTTCGGGCTCGTGCAGGACGACGACGACCAGTGGCGCATCTCCGAGGCCCCCGACGGCCTGGTCGTGCCGACCGACGACTTCGAGGTGTTCTTCCGGCAGACGTCGATCTACTTCCTGTCGCCCGACGAGACGTTCCTCGTGCCCGAGCAGCGCTGGCTCCCCGTCAAGAGCCGCGAGACGTCCGTCGTGAGCGCGCTGCTCGCCGGCCCGTCGCCGTGGCTGCGCGACGCGGTGCACACCGCGCTGCCCGACGGTGTCCAGCTCAAGCCCGAGGCGGTGCGCGTGGACCCCGAGGGGGTCGCGCACGTCGGGCTGTTCTCCACCCGGACGTCCGAGCTGCTGGACGCCGACCGGCCGCTGCTGCTCGCCCAGATCGAGCAGTCGCTGCTCGCGCTGCCCGGGGTCACCGCGGTCGACGTGACGGCGGGCGGCGTGAGCCTCACCGGGGCGGCGTCCCTGCGCTCGGGCGAGGGGCCGGCGGCCGCACCCGAGGTGCTGCAGGACGGTGCGCTCCTCCAGGTGGGCACGGACGGGCTCGCGCCGGTCGACGGCGTCGGGCCGCTCACCGTGCCCGACCCGCACCACCCGGCGCGCGACGAGACCGGCACCGTCCGCGTCGTGCTGTCCGGCGACCGCTCGCTGGTGACGGTGCCCACCGAGGACGACCCCGGGACGACGCTGTACGAGGGCACCGCGCTGTCGGCGCCGTCGGTCGACCGTTTCGGCTACGCGTGGACGACCGACGTCGGCGTGGGCGTCGTCGCGGCGCTCGCGGCCGGCGCGACCGGGGAGCCGCCCGCGCAGGCGGTGCACGTCGCCGCGCCGGAGCTCGACGGGCGGACCGTCCGGGCCGTGCGGGTCTCGCGGGACGGGGTCCGCGTCGCGGTCGTCTCGACCGGCGACGACGGTGTGGCCGTCGCGCTCGGCGCCATCCTCCGCGACTCGCACGGCGTCCCGCAGGCGATCGGTGAGCTCGTCCGCGTCGGCACCCCGCTCACCGTCGCGTCGGCCGTCGTGTGGCTCGACGAGGCCACGCTCGGGGTGCTCGCGACCGAGAACGGCGACAGCGTCGTGCACGTCGTGCCGCTCGCGGGGGAGACCACGGAGCTGCCGCGCGCGTCGGGCCTCGTGTCCCTGTCGGGCGGACGGACGCCGTACGCGGCGACGGCGGACGGCTCCTTGCTGCGCCTCGTCGGGACGACGTGGGTGCGGATCGCCGACGTCGCGGGCGTGCGGGACCCGTCGGTCGCCGGCTGA
- the mtrB gene encoding MtrAB system histidine kinase MtrB, whose protein sequence is MRRVRAWPRAWRGSLQFRVIASTLVIGLVALACVGLYVGERMRDGLFDARRDQVLDESARSTQQAQDTFESSNATLGPDVRRLLRDVVAAQRTGTSGEREVLLLRAPGQTSPVTGGAAASDASLIAIVSDELQLAVAEGGQHWQSVGMETDEGRVVPAIIVGQEVVVPVVGRYQLFFLYSLQAEQDRLDFLQRTLALAGVVLVLLLGSMTWLVTRQTVHPVRRAARVAERLADGHLSERLPERGEDEMATLAHSFNEMAESLQDQIHRMEELSAVQRRFVSDVSHELRTPLTTIRMAGEVIHASRDDFDPATKRSAELLQTQLDRFEDLLADLLEISRFDAGAAVLDVEGRDVRDVVVRAVDLAGPLAERRGSWLRVVVPEDRCVADIDPRRVERVLRNLLVNAIEHAEGSQVEVTVAADAHAVAVTVRDHGVGMTADEAEHVFDRFWRADPARARTTGGTGLGLAISLEDAHLHGGWLEAWGRPGRGASFRLTLPRRAGIRLASSPLPLVPDDAVAPDPVLDAGSRPRTDPAALPDLDGPVGTATSPSGIRAVSVPVAAGDADRQEVAP, encoded by the coding sequence ATGCGACGGGTGCGAGCCTGGCCGCGGGCGTGGCGCGGGTCGCTGCAGTTCCGGGTCATCGCCTCGACGCTCGTGATCGGCCTGGTCGCGCTCGCGTGCGTGGGCCTGTACGTCGGCGAGCGCATGCGGGACGGGCTGTTCGACGCGCGCCGCGACCAGGTCCTCGACGAGAGCGCGCGCAGCACCCAGCAGGCGCAGGACACCTTCGAGTCGTCCAACGCGACGCTCGGCCCGGACGTCCGGCGGCTCCTGCGCGACGTCGTCGCCGCGCAGCGGACCGGCACGTCGGGGGAGCGCGAGGTCCTGCTGCTGCGGGCACCGGGGCAGACGTCGCCCGTGACCGGCGGCGCCGCGGCGTCCGACGCGTCGCTCATCGCGATCGTCAGCGACGAGCTGCAGCTCGCGGTCGCCGAGGGCGGCCAGCACTGGCAGTCCGTGGGCATGGAGACCGACGAGGGCCGGGTCGTGCCCGCGATCATCGTGGGTCAGGAGGTCGTGGTCCCGGTCGTCGGCCGCTACCAGCTGTTCTTCCTCTACAGCCTGCAGGCGGAGCAGGACCGGCTGGACTTCCTGCAGCGCACGCTCGCGCTCGCGGGCGTCGTGCTCGTGCTGCTGCTCGGCTCGATGACGTGGCTCGTCACGCGGCAGACGGTGCACCCCGTGCGGCGGGCGGCCCGGGTGGCGGAGCGGCTCGCGGACGGGCACCTGTCGGAGCGCCTGCCCGAGCGCGGCGAGGACGAGATGGCGACGCTCGCGCACTCGTTCAACGAGATGGCCGAGAGCCTGCAGGACCAGATCCACCGGATGGAGGAGCTGTCCGCGGTGCAGCGGCGCTTCGTCTCCGACGTCTCGCACGAGCTGCGCACGCCGCTCACGACGATCCGCATGGCCGGCGAGGTCATCCACGCCTCGCGCGACGACTTCGACCCCGCGACGAAGCGCTCCGCGGAGCTCCTGCAGACGCAGCTCGACCGGTTCGAGGACCTCCTGGCCGACCTGCTCGAGATCAGCCGGTTCGACGCGGGCGCCGCGGTCCTGGACGTCGAGGGCCGCGACGTGCGGGACGTCGTCGTGCGCGCGGTCGACCTGGCCGGCCCGCTCGCCGAGCGGCGGGGCTCGTGGCTGCGCGTCGTGGTGCCCGAGGACCGGTGCGTCGCCGACATCGACCCCCGCCGCGTCGAGCGCGTCCTGCGCAACCTGCTGGTGAACGCGATCGAGCACGCCGAGGGCTCGCAGGTCGAGGTGACCGTCGCGGCCGACGCGCACGCGGTCGCGGTGACGGTCCGCGACCACGGCGTCGGCATGACCGCGGACGAGGCGGAGCACGTGTTCGACCGGTTCTGGCGCGCCGACCCCGCGCGTGCCCGCACGACGGGCGGCACCGGGCTGGGCCTGGCGATCTCGCTGGAGGACGCGCACCTGCACGGCGGGTGGCTCGAGGCGTGGGGGCGGCCCGGCCGGGGTGCGTCCTTCCGCCTCACGCTCCCGCGCCGCGCGGGGATCCGCCTCGCCTCGTCGCCGCTGCCGCTCGTGCCGGACGACGCCGTCGCACCCGACCCCGTGCTCGACGCCGGGTCGCGGCCGCGGACCGACCCCGCCGCGCTGCCCGACCTCGACGGCCCGGTCGGCACCGCGACGTCGCCCTCGGGCATCCGGGCCGTGAGCGTGCCCGTCGCCGCCGGCGACGCCGACCGGCAGGAGGTGGCCCCGTGA
- a CDS encoding AAA family ATPase has protein sequence MRSALADVRLEVAKAVVGQDAAVSGLVIALLCRGHVLLEGVPGVAKTLLVRSLSAALDLSTKRVQFTPDLMPGDVTGSLVYDARTAEFSFREGPVFTNLLLADEINRTPPKTQASLLEAMEERQVSVDGTPRPLPDPFLVIATQNPVEYEGTYPLPEAQLDRFLLKLTLPLPEREDEVEVLARHAGGFDPRDLRAAGVRPVADTALLAAARAEVARVQVAREVLGYVVDVCRATRRSPSLALGVSPRGATALLATARAWAWLSGRGYVTPDDVKALAHPTLRHRVQLRAEAELEGVTTESVLDTVLASVPVPR, from the coding sequence CTGCGGTCCGCGCTGGCCGACGTGCGGCTCGAGGTCGCCAAGGCGGTCGTCGGGCAGGACGCGGCCGTCAGCGGCCTCGTGATCGCGCTGCTGTGCCGCGGCCACGTGCTGCTCGAGGGCGTGCCCGGTGTCGCGAAGACGCTGCTCGTCCGCTCGCTGTCGGCGGCGCTCGACCTGTCGACGAAGCGCGTGCAGTTCACGCCGGACCTCATGCCCGGTGACGTGACCGGCTCGCTGGTCTACGACGCGCGGACCGCCGAGTTCTCGTTCCGCGAGGGACCCGTCTTCACGAACCTGCTGCTCGCGGACGAGATCAACCGCACGCCGCCGAAGACGCAGGCGTCGCTCCTGGAGGCCATGGAGGAGCGTCAGGTGTCGGTCGACGGCACGCCGCGCCCGCTGCCGGACCCGTTCCTCGTCATCGCGACGCAGAACCCCGTCGAGTACGAGGGCACGTACCCCCTGCCCGAGGCCCAGCTGGACCGGTTCCTGCTCAAGCTGACGCTGCCGCTGCCCGAGCGCGAGGACGAGGTCGAGGTGCTCGCCCGGCACGCGGGCGGCTTCGACCCGCGGGACCTGAGGGCGGCGGGCGTGCGCCCGGTCGCGGACACCGCGCTGCTCGCGGCCGCCCGTGCGGAGGTCGCGCGCGTGCAGGTCGCGCGCGAGGTGCTCGGGTACGTCGTCGACGTGTGCCGGGCGACCCGGCGGTCGCCGTCGCTCGCGCTCGGCGTCTCGCCGCGTGGGGCGACCGCGCTGCTCGCGACGGCACGCGCGTGGGCGTGGCTGTCCGGCCGCGGCTACGTCACGCCCGACGACGTCAAGGCGCTCGCCCACCCGACGCTGCGGCACCGCGTGCAGCTGCGCGCGGAGGCCGAGCTCGAGGGCGTCACCACGGAAAGCGTGCTCGACACGGTGCTCGCGTCCGTGCCGGTCCCCCGCTGA
- a CDS encoding DUF4129 domain-containing protein has translation MTALTSLVAALARDVPVQPDAETAREWARDELARPEYHRQPSLLQRVLEWLQEQLGSVPSLGLPDGVALLIAVVAGVALVLGILWFVGPVRRSRARSRSGTVVLAADDRRTADQLRAAADAAAAAGDWHLAVLERFRAIVRGLEERTVLDERPGRTAHEAVGAAALRLPGLGADLRTAGDLFDDVAYGDVRAGADDDRRLRELDQRVRGTRPTTAAAAAADRLVVPS, from the coding sequence ATGACCGCGCTGACGTCGCTCGTCGCCGCGCTCGCGCGCGACGTGCCCGTCCAGCCGGACGCGGAGACCGCCCGCGAGTGGGCGCGCGACGAGCTCGCACGCCCCGAGTACCACCGGCAGCCGTCGCTCCTGCAGCGGGTCCTCGAGTGGCTGCAGGAGCAGCTCGGCTCGGTGCCGTCGCTCGGGCTGCCGGACGGTGTCGCGCTGCTGATCGCGGTGGTCGCGGGCGTGGCCCTGGTGCTCGGCATCCTGTGGTTCGTCGGTCCCGTGCGGCGTTCCCGGGCGCGGTCGCGGTCGGGCACGGTCGTGCTGGCCGCGGACGACCGACGCACGGCCGACCAGCTCCGCGCCGCGGCCGACGCCGCGGCCGCCGCCGGCGACTGGCACCTCGCGGTCCTCGAGCGCTTCCGCGCGATCGTGCGCGGCCTGGAGGAACGGACCGTCCTCGACGAGCGCCCCGGCCGCACCGCGCACGAGGCCGTCGGTGCCGCCGCGCTGCGGCTCCCCGGGCTGGGTGCCGACCTGCGTACCGCCGGCGACCTGTTCGACGACGTCGCGTACGGGGACGTGCGGGCCGGCGCCGACGACGACCGCCGCCTGCGCGAGCTCGACCAGCGCGTCCGGGGCACGCGGCCGACGACCGCCGCGGCGGCCGCCGCCGACCGTCTCGTGGTCCCGTCGTGA
- the mtrA gene encoding MtrAB system response regulator MtrA, giving the protein MKGRVLVVDDDTALAEMIGIVLRSEGFEPVFCEDGDEALATFRATQPDLVLLDLMLPGRDGNEVCRQIRGESGVPIVMLTAKSDTVDVVLGLESGADDYISKPFKPKELVARVRARLRRSDEPAPEHLSIGDVTIDVPGHRVARAGRPISLTPLEFDLLVALARKPWQVFTREVLLEKVWGYRHAADTRLVNVHVQRLRSKIENDPEQPEIVVTVRGVGYKAGVTPT; this is encoded by the coding sequence ATGAAGGGACGTGTGCTGGTGGTCGACGACGACACCGCGCTCGCCGAGATGATCGGCATCGTGCTGCGCTCCGAGGGCTTCGAGCCCGTCTTCTGCGAGGACGGGGACGAGGCGCTCGCGACGTTCCGGGCGACCCAGCCCGACCTCGTGCTGCTCGACCTCATGCTGCCCGGGCGCGACGGCAACGAGGTGTGCCGCCAGATCCGCGGCGAGTCGGGCGTACCGATCGTCATGCTCACCGCCAAGAGCGACACGGTCGACGTCGTGCTGGGCCTGGAGTCCGGCGCCGACGACTACATCTCCAAGCCGTTCAAGCCGAAGGAGCTCGTCGCGCGCGTGCGCGCCCGGCTGCGCCGCAGCGACGAGCCCGCGCCCGAGCACCTGTCGATCGGCGACGTCACCATCGACGTCCCGGGTCACCGGGTCGCGCGCGCGGGCCGCCCGATCTCGCTGACGCCGCTCGAGTTCGACCTGCTCGTCGCGCTCGCGCGCAAGCCGTGGCAGGTGTTCACCCGGGAGGTCCTGCTCGAGAAGGTGTGGGGCTACCGGCACGCCGCGGACACGCGGCTCGTCAACGTCCACGTGCAGCGGCTGCGCTCCAAGATCGAGAACGACCCCGAGCAGCCCGAGATCGTCGTGACCGTGCGGGGCGTCGGGTACAAGGCGGGCGTGACTCCCACGTGA
- a CDS encoding glycerophosphoryl diester phosphodiesterase membrane domain-containing protein: MARWASREDGHRLEPHHEPEEAALRMTSPQDDAPRPPAWAAPGGGQPSPGPGVPPPAPPAPPAPPSQWGAGQGGWGAPVPPPPPPGSAWKPPALQPGIVPLRPLGLGEVLDGAFKAIRANPRVMFGLSALVVGAAVLLSTILTWYVQGLVSGAISDALLELDPSGASGLDAMLGWAVGTLLTAPIIWLATTVLTGLLIVSVSRSVLGRTITIGEVLRSGRVWWVVGFTLLAGAVVLLVAAALVGGVVALAVADQTGFAVGLGILGWLALVVGGVWFTIRTLLAPAALMLEGKGFWPTVARAWRLTRGSFWRLLGYYVLVQIMVSVASYFVMFPFELVGTLVTQDPTGTSFVSIVLTAVGNVIAYTLTTAFTAAIYALLYIDVRMRREGLDLELARAAQAG; the protein is encoded by the coding sequence GTGGCACGATGGGCGTCGCGCGAGGACGGCCACCGCCTCGAGCCGCACCACGAGCCCGAGGAGGCTGCGCTCCGCATGACGAGCCCGCAGGACGACGCGCCCCGCCCGCCGGCGTGGGCCGCACCGGGCGGCGGTCAGCCGAGCCCCGGCCCCGGCGTCCCCCCGCCCGCACCGCCCGCACCGCCCGCACCGCCGTCGCAGTGGGGCGCGGGCCAGGGCGGCTGGGGCGCACCGGTGCCGCCGCCGCCCCCGCCCGGGTCCGCGTGGAAGCCGCCCGCCCTGCAGCCGGGGATCGTGCCGCTGCGGCCGCTCGGCCTCGGCGAGGTCCTCGACGGCGCGTTCAAGGCGATCCGCGCCAACCCGCGCGTCATGTTCGGGCTGTCCGCGCTCGTCGTCGGCGCGGCCGTCCTCCTGTCGACGATCCTCACCTGGTACGTCCAGGGCCTGGTCTCGGGCGCGATCAGCGACGCGCTGCTCGAGCTCGACCCCTCCGGCGCCAGCGGCCTCGACGCGATGCTGGGCTGGGCCGTCGGCACGCTCCTGACCGCGCCGATCATCTGGCTCGCCACGACCGTCCTCACGGGTCTGCTCATCGTGTCCGTCAGCAGGTCGGTGCTGGGCCGCACGATCACGATCGGCGAGGTGCTGCGCTCGGGCCGCGTCTGGTGGGTCGTCGGGTTCACGCTGCTCGCCGGTGCCGTCGTGCTGCTGGTCGCCGCGGCGCTCGTGGGCGGGGTCGTCGCGCTCGCCGTCGCGGACCAGACCGGCTTCGCCGTCGGGCTCGGCATCCTCGGGTGGCTGGCGCTCGTGGTCGGCGGCGTCTGGTTCACGATCCGGACGCTGCTCGCACCGGCCGCGCTCATGCTCGAGGGCAAGGGCTTCTGGCCGACGGTCGCGCGGGCCTGGCGGCTCACGCGCGGGAGCTTCTGGCGCCTGCTCGGCTACTACGTGCTCGTCCAGATCATGGTGAGCGTCGCGAGCTACTTCGTGATGTTCCCGTTCGAGCTCGTCGGGACGCTCGTCACGCAGGACCCGACCGGCACGTCGTTCGTCTCGATCGTGCTCACAGCCGTCGGCAACGTCATCGCCTACACGCTGACCACCGCCTTCACCGCCGCCATCTACGCGCTGCTCTACATCGACGTCCGGATGCGCCGGGAGGGGCTCGACCTCGAGCTCGCCCGGGCCGCGCAGGCCGGATGA
- a CDS encoding DUF58 domain-containing protein, which translates to MTLTWRAVVLAAVGVPLVLLLPSTGTVLVWALVCVALCVLDASLAASPRQVAVQRDLPPSVRLTEPATSTLTLTHVGNRRLRGLVRDAWPPSASAEQDRHTVVVAPGDGARVRTVLHPTRRGDAVADRVTIRAAGPLGLAGRQASLTVPGRLRVLPEFASRRHLPSRLARLREMDGRAAVQVRGPGTEFDSLREYVIGDDVRAIDWRASARRADVVVRTWRPERDRRVLIVLDTGRTSAVRVQDAPRLDASIEAALLLGALATHAGDRVELLAFDRRVRARVAGTAGPRLMPALADALATTSSQLVETDWPGVVTQVRERLSQRALVVLLTALDASAVERGLLGVAQQLTSRHQVVLASVADPETDALRTGRADAREVFDAAAAERAALERSAVAVRLRRRGVEVVDALPDDLAPRLADTYLALKAAGRL; encoded by the coding sequence ATGACGCTCACGTGGCGGGCGGTGGTCCTCGCGGCCGTCGGCGTGCCCCTCGTGCTGCTGCTCCCGTCGACCGGGACGGTGCTGGTCTGGGCGCTGGTGTGCGTGGCGCTGTGCGTGCTCGACGCGTCGCTCGCGGCGTCGCCGCGGCAGGTCGCGGTCCAGCGGGACCTGCCGCCGTCGGTGCGTCTCACGGAGCCCGCGACGTCGACGCTGACGCTCACCCACGTCGGCAACCGGCGCCTGCGCGGCCTGGTGCGCGACGCGTGGCCGCCGTCGGCGTCCGCCGAGCAGGACCGGCACACGGTCGTCGTCGCGCCGGGTGACGGCGCGCGCGTGCGGACGGTGCTGCACCCGACGCGCCGCGGGGACGCGGTCGCGGACCGGGTGACGATCCGCGCGGCGGGCCCGCTGGGCCTCGCGGGGCGGCAGGCGTCGCTCACGGTCCCGGGCCGGCTGCGCGTCCTGCCGGAGTTCGCGTCGCGGCGGCACCTGCCGAGCCGGCTCGCGCGGCTGCGCGAGATGGACGGGCGGGCGGCGGTGCAGGTGCGCGGTCCGGGTACCGAGTTCGACTCGCTGCGCGAGTACGTGATCGGCGACGACGTGCGGGCGATCGACTGGCGCGCGAGCGCCCGCCGGGCCGACGTCGTCGTGCGCACGTGGCGCCCGGAGCGGGACCGTCGCGTGCTGATCGTCCTCGACACGGGCCGCACGTCCGCGGTCCGCGTGCAGGACGCCCCGCGGCTCGACGCGTCGATCGAGGCGGCGCTGCTGCTCGGGGCGCTCGCGACGCATGCGGGCGACCGCGTGGAGCTGCTCGCGTTCGACCGCCGCGTGCGCGCCCGCGTCGCGGGCACGGCCGGTCCGCGGCTCATGCCCGCGCTCGCCGACGCGCTCGCCACGACGTCGTCGCAGCTCGTCGAGACGGACTGGCCGGGCGTCGTCACGCAGGTGCGGGAGCGGCTCAGCCAGCGCGCGCTCGTCGTGCTCCTCACGGCCCTCGACGCGTCCGCGGTCGAGCGCGGACTCCTCGGGGTCGCGCAGCAGCTCACGTCGCGGCACCAGGTCGTGCTGGCGTCGGTCGCCGACCCGGAGACGGACGCGTTGCGCACCGGCCGCGCGGACGCGCGCGAGGTGTTCGACGCCGCCGCGGCCGAGCGCGCCGCCCTGGAGCGCTCCGCGGTCGCCGTGCGGCTGCGGCGGCGAGGCGTCGAGGTCGTCGACGCGCTGCCCGACGACCTGGCCCCCCGCCTCGCGGACACCTACCTCGCGCTCAAGGCGGCCGGCCGGCTCTGA